From Spirosoma aerolatum, one genomic window encodes:
- a CDS encoding outer membrane beta-barrel protein, producing the protein MRFYQLSFALLLSLTASGVMAQTSGRSIELGIKGGGTFTHGFTTVPGQTVGSVKVPDLENKNNGIGYGYSGGLWARKNFERFFIQAEVTYNRFVLRQKAAITVDVNANAALANALPVSVQPGLLNASLNVVSESILEAVDVPILIGKRWMNGKLRGYAGPNFIFVQKAQANRTTSGAINANSTINFPQTDIPATTGTTNLLNKYEAQNLEVKDFTYALELGVGYTPLPFLDVDVRYAAPVGGVYKDSGIKGFLGIATVSLGFRVF; encoded by the coding sequence ATGAGATTTTACCAGCTTTCATTCGCTCTATTACTCAGCCTGACAGCATCGGGAGTAATGGCGCAAACGTCGGGTCGTAGTATCGAACTCGGTATCAAAGGAGGAGGAACCTTCACGCATGGGTTTACAACTGTCCCCGGCCAAACGGTAGGCAGTGTTAAAGTACCTGATCTGGAAAATAAAAATAATGGAATTGGATACGGCTATTCAGGAGGTTTATGGGCCCGTAAAAATTTTGAGAGATTTTTCATCCAGGCCGAAGTAACCTACAATCGATTTGTGCTGAGACAGAAAGCAGCTATTACAGTCGATGTAAACGCCAATGCAGCGCTGGCCAATGCACTACCGGTTAGTGTACAGCCGGGGTTACTGAATGCTTCGTTAAATGTAGTCTCTGAATCTATTCTGGAAGCGGTAGATGTACCGATTCTGATCGGGAAACGCTGGATGAATGGAAAGCTTCGCGGGTATGCCGGACCAAACTTTATTTTTGTTCAGAAAGCCCAGGCCAACCGAACCACCAGCGGGGCCATCAATGCGAATTCGACGATCAATTTTCCGCAAACTGATATTCCGGCGACCACAGGTACTACCAACCTGCTCAATAAATACGAAGCGCAGAATCTGGAGGTAAAAGATTTTACGTATGCGCTGGAACTGGGTGTGGGCTATACACCGCTGCCCTTTTTAGACGTTGATGTCCGCTATGCAGCACCCGTAGGGGGTGTGTACAAAGATTCGGGCATCAAAGGATTTCTGGGAATAGCCACTGTTTCTCTTGGCTTCAGGGTATTTTAA
- a CDS encoding PliI family lysozyme inhibitor of I-type lysozyme translates to MSIQVGCLFLGLLGLIQLGQGGLQPVGVKWPSANAMTYLADPLVIAPQYNKQLRFNIYTFSVSASDTGRVRQATIKAYRGELLLTNFQVRIDGAVVGAEVADLDGNRFPELYVYSTSDGSGSFGRVYAWQFLPERKADITMPNWQLTTSSGYMGHDSLWVERTILCRKYPIYQDGDANAEPSGGYRMMRYHLQSAGSNYALVAE, encoded by the coding sequence ATGAGTATACAGGTTGGTTGTCTGTTTCTGGGTCTATTGGGGCTTATCCAACTGGGGCAAGGCGGGCTACAGCCTGTTGGTGTGAAATGGCCTTCGGCCAATGCGATGACTTATCTGGCCGATCCCTTGGTGATAGCCCCGCAATACAACAAACAACTTCGGTTTAATATCTATACGTTCTCGGTAAGTGCTTCCGATACGGGAAGGGTACGGCAGGCAACTATTAAAGCGTACCGGGGCGAGCTATTGCTTACCAATTTTCAGGTTCGTATCGATGGCGCAGTCGTCGGTGCCGAAGTGGCCGATCTGGATGGTAACCGATTTCCTGAGTTATATGTGTATAGCACCAGCGATGGCAGTGGCTCGTTTGGTCGGGTGTATGCCTGGCAGTTTCTGCCCGAACGCAAAGCGGATATTACGATGCCTAACTGGCAACTGACCACGAGTTCTGGCTATATGGGACATGATAGCCTTTGGGTAGAACGAACTATTTTGTGTCGAAAATACCCAATTTACCAGGATGGCGATGCGAATGCCGAGCCCTCTGGAGGGTATCGCATGATGCGTTATCATCTCCAGTCTGCTGGGTCAAATTACGCGCTTGTTGCTGAGTAA
- a CDS encoding winged helix-turn-helix transcriptional regulator gives MNEPINAPKPQLFNHTALKKTLDIICGKWRLYIIYQIGTEARRYGELRRMIPEVSEKVLIQELKALVELGVIEKKSYNEVPPRVEYSLTAKALHIFPHLLELTSIGEAFLNP, from the coding sequence ATGAACGAACCAATAAACGCTCCAAAGCCCCAACTTTTTAACCATACAGCCCTGAAGAAAACATTAGATATTATTTGTGGAAAGTGGCGGTTGTACATTATTTATCAAATTGGTACTGAAGCCCGGCGATATGGTGAACTTAGGCGTATGATCCCTGAAGTGAGCGAAAAAGTATTAATACAAGAACTTAAAGCGCTGGTCGAACTAGGCGTTATAGAAAAGAAGTCGTATAACGAAGTGCCGCCACGTGTTGAATACAGCCTGACGGCAAAAGCATTGCATATCTTTCCCCATTTGCTCGAGTTAACCTCTATTGGGGAAGCGTTTCTGAATCCGTAG